A single window of Mycoplasma bradburyae DNA harbors:
- a CDS encoding DUF2714 domain-containing protein, protein MKNKNKKTDQIQEDLVQTNYPSLVQHKDFVEFSQLFNTSLLQTNTSENSVQAKTFIEKIKDAITNRWEIVFDDLIISWTRNARFSWSKLVPIVTTAESSQSDAVNLRSTLENDEELRILVERFNLLLNNQLFDENKIVEVVDGIIIYRSPETNQLKVVFSQGIINA, encoded by the coding sequence ATGAAAAACAAAAATAAAAAAACAGATCAAATTCAAGAAGATCTTGTACAAACAAATTATCCTTCATTAGTTCAACACAAGGATTTTGTAGAATTCTCGCAATTATTTAACACATCATTATTGCAAACTAATACATCTGAAAATTCAGTTCAAGCTAAAACCTTTATTGAAAAAATTAAAGATGCAATTACAAATCGTTGAGAAATTGTTTTTGATGATCTAATTATTTCTTGAACACGCAATGCTCGTTTTTCTTGAAGTAAATTAGTTCCAATTGTTACTACAGCTGAATCTTCTCAATCAGATGCAGTGAATCTAAGATCAACTTTAGAAAATGATGAAGAATTAAGAATTCTTGTGGAAAGATTTAATTTATTGTTAAATAATCAGTTATTCGATGAAAACAAGATTGTAGAAGTTGTTGATGGAATTATTATTTACCGTTCTCCAGAAACCAACCAATTAAAGGTTGTTTTCTCTCAAGGAATCATTAACGCTTAG
- a CDS encoding MSC_0624 family F1-like ATPase-associated membrane protein translates to MSVKKLSINLDKIKRLFKIPDNNTFYELKSDVVSIKQNVKMVLFYRSLIFLVLFAFSVGFIMAPDRLFLVNYMPIRSTMDATKPIMTTLDPNRYPITALFQFQNPTYQSINFFILLRLIGLYLVFITSLWWNYQNVSSINHRIKLYSIWFSIYLSFSIISGALLLGWINNKASLSSVLGVCSLNILLVILNYVYWIVGYILNKKIQPISTKNLYFILISYSAKLLSWIILFIFLDQLIKGSKDANIIFNDNKVINFINSLTSGLFPERVLLLFVLITLSIALFITSNLYTLLNLRLIFVKLINDDLKNKAYGTMGFCFVILTTLVFGIIKILALGKYPNTDVIDTPKIDLSTDWFWVVGVLLFLVYWGVYFFVIRRNKTPVVNNIYHSGSLLLFWAVFLSSDFDRTNFNTANAYTGLLIITLITLLVILTYLISSNKQSAGIIIGLSLVSIFIVASVFLITFNNTLTNNQNFTLNSLNSDLTINQILYALLIVVLSINFIYVIASIYFIYFFVNKSNIFNNKPKIKSENTKESKIDQQTTDQDSSTKTVPQQQEELNQEINNYSGVNS, encoded by the coding sequence ATGTCTGTTAAAAAACTATCAATTAATTTAGATAAGATTAAAAGATTATTTAAGATACCAGACAACAATACATTTTATGAATTAAAATCTGATGTTGTCTCGATAAAACAAAATGTAAAAATGGTTTTGTTTTATCGATCGCTAATCTTTTTAGTATTATTTGCGTTCAGTGTTGGATTTATAATGGCTCCTGACCGATTGTTCTTGGTAAATTACATGCCAATTAGATCAACTATGGATGCAACTAAGCCGATAATGACCACGCTTGATCCTAATCGTTATCCGATTACGGCTTTATTTCAATTCCAAAATCCGACATATCAAAGTATTAACTTCTTTATCCTATTAAGGCTTATAGGGTTATATTTAGTTTTTATTACATCACTTTGATGAAACTACCAAAACGTAAGTTCAATTAATCACAGAATCAAACTTTATTCAATTTGATTCTCAATATATTTATCATTCAGTATTATTAGTGGTGCATTACTTTTAGGATGAATTAACAACAAAGCAAGCTTATCATCTGTATTAGGAGTATGTTCATTAAATATATTATTGGTAATTCTGAACTATGTATATTGAATAGTTGGATACATTTTAAATAAAAAGATTCAACCAATCAGCACTAAGAATCTTTACTTCATTCTTATTTCTTATAGTGCTAAATTGCTAAGTTGAATTATTTTATTTATTTTCTTGGATCAACTTATTAAAGGTAGTAAAGATGCTAATATCATCTTTAATGACAACAAAGTTATTAATTTCATTAACTCATTAACATCAGGATTGTTCCCTGAAAGAGTTTTATTGTTATTCGTTTTAATAACTTTATCAATCGCATTATTTATTACTTCTAACTTATATACATTACTTAACCTAAGATTAATTTTTGTTAAATTAATTAATGACGATTTAAAAAATAAGGCTTATGGAACAATGGGCTTTTGTTTCGTAATCCTTACAACATTAGTGTTTGGTATTATCAAAATATTAGCATTAGGTAAATATCCAAATACCGATGTTATTGATACACCAAAAATTGATTTATCAACTGATTGATTCTGAGTAGTTGGTGTATTGTTATTCTTAGTTTATTGAGGTGTTTACTTCTTTGTTATTAGAAGAAACAAAACTCCTGTTGTTAATAATATTTACCATTCAGGTTCTTTATTATTATTTTGAGCAGTTTTTTTATCATCTGATTTCGATAGAACTAACTTCAATACAGCTAATGCATACACAGGATTATTAATAATTACTTTAATTACCTTATTAGTTATCTTGACTTACTTAATAAGTTCTAATAAGCAATCAGCTGGTATCATCATCGGTTTAAGTTTAGTATCAATCTTTATTGTGGCTAGTGTATTTTTAATTACATTCAATAACACATTAACTAACAATCAAAACTTTACTTTAAACTCATTAAATTCAGATCTAACAATCAACCAAATCTTATATGCGTTACTTATAGTTGTTTTAAGTATTAACTTTATATATGTAATAGCAAGTATTTACTTCATATACTTCTTTGTTAATAAGAGTAATATCTTTAATAACAAACCAAAAATAAAATCAGAAAATACTAAAGAATCAAAAATCGACCAACAAACAACAGATCAAGATAGTTCAACAAAAACAGTGCCACAGCAACAAGAAGAACTAAATCAAGAAATAAATAATTACTCAGGAGTTAATTCATAA
- a CDS encoding MSC_0622 family F1-like ATPase gamma subunit, producing MDIKKLERKQASLKNIHTLVESKRDVTLIKIFKLSKRFEHFYKRAIDSKTLLDILHKKYNLKNPFYEDSSLLAKNKFINLTLDKVEDMFFVSKKRLWIYVTETQNAAADNYSRYDRAILKQEDVHNDQFITIGEHAKSFCEKNKLEVVQHYKENDFKELSKTIPEIIRLKIESGDIIDINFVINSNKIKNKFLKILPIKEFELDTSYYEKAETLLVEDIDKYKLYNNLQEFIVNEINSYLRNVVTSLLVESSLIIAKNNLVKYNKTISDLDETLINLRREILKQKREIEIQELQMLTRSNESMVKMDSSNDGDME from the coding sequence ATGGACATTAAAAAACTCGAACGGAAACAAGCTAGTTTAAAAAATATTCATACCTTAGTTGAATCTAAACGTGACGTTACTCTAATTAAGATTTTTAAATTATCTAAGCGATTTGAACATTTTTATAAAAGAGCTATCGATTCCAAAACATTACTAGACATCTTGCATAAAAAATACAACCTAAAAAACCCTTTTTATGAAGATAGTTCTTTATTAGCTAAGAACAAGTTCATTAACTTAACTTTAGATAAAGTTGAAGACATGTTCTTTGTAAGCAAAAAACGTTTGTGAATTTATGTAACTGAAACACAAAACGCAGCTGCTGATAACTACTCAAGATATGATAGAGCAATCCTAAAACAAGAAGATGTTCATAATGATCAATTTATTACAATTGGTGAACATGCTAAAAGTTTTTGTGAAAAAAATAAATTAGAAGTAGTTCAACACTATAAAGAAAATGATTTTAAAGAATTAAGTAAAACGATACCAGAAATCATTCGTCTAAAAATTGAATCAGGTGATATTATCGATATTAATTTCGTAATTAATTCAAATAAGATTAAAAATAAATTCTTGAAGATCTTACCGATTAAGGAATTCGAACTTGATACTTCTTATTATGAAAAAGCTGAAACATTATTAGTAGAAGATATCGATAAGTACAAATTGTATAACAATTTACAAGAATTCATCGTTAATGAAATTAATTCTTATCTAAGAAATGTTGTTACTTCTTTATTAGTGGAATCATCATTAATTATTGCTAAAAACAATCTTGTAAAATACAACAAAACAATTAGTGATCTTGATGAAACATTGATTAATCTAAGGCGTGAAATCTTGAAGCAAAAACGTGAGATTGAAATTCAAGAATTACAAATGCTTACAAGAAGTAACGAATCAATGGTTAAAATGGATTCGTCAAACGATGGGGATATGGAATAG